One Campylobacter concisus DNA window includes the following coding sequences:
- a CDS encoding EAL domain-containing protein has product MERNIFFTSNSSLIVRQKQIFYAVIALFIFSQFAGILNYKIFENLLIFFGFGLVVLGIYISMNRSKLKAMHWLAACFGVFLWTIIDAIRSVNEDFLLRSKEQISYLDFFDLLPMFLLLAAVGIFFVVKFIASDKKILVLADSFNVLLLVFTLAYCIVGDMGDFDILIHPKSPSELAASIAIFVNLSILFIALSEIFNSNHLYIRHSGFFLIIASAIFTLLNLYVFYNELINKGHDFTLHSIYLVPFFLLMLGAFYLRGDNKRISAADVGIKTTSKLVPIISAALILIKANLSSYVDLLIIFVIVAGAVISYFMKVLDQSEEIYNAEQNLHDAKNKEKHLKTNELEMINLSLEGVSEKDYLTSLGNRDSLLNELKGMCSVLGEKQEIAVYYINISRFKNINTSYGHEVGDKILKAIAKRIREACNRQEVTARIGADEFIVLSKMEENSHTKRMKLGMELRDTIEKPLQIDKYHFAIKSVVGIHVVTRDNISDPRNIIKKADMAMYYAKQNPAKNPMVYNNEIDSEIQQSSNIEIALKKANLQEDFEVYFQPIYDIKNLKIICVEALLRWQSKEYGQKEAGEFMDIASLNSDILNDICTLSVSKTVEQAVRWQNKKLKVPKISINVAQIQSTSEKFVNEFMLTLNSHHLNPKQFELEFSEDIWKNDQETLDKIFSLLEKNSIDVCIDDFGSGYTSFVYIRKYKIDRIKIANDFVAQSVINKKDMQVVAAIINIAKSMKLKVTAKGVESHEIKELLKELNCNEMQGYFLSRPMSAEEFENSLRQNSHMVADI; this is encoded by the coding sequence ATGGAGAGAAACATTTTTTTTACGTCAAATTCGTCACTTATCGTAAGACAAAAACAAATTTTCTATGCCGTTATAGCTCTTTTTATATTTTCTCAGTTTGCCGGCATCTTAAACTATAAAATTTTTGAAAATTTGTTGATATTTTTTGGCTTTGGTCTTGTAGTTCTTGGTATCTACATCTCTATGAACAGATCAAAGCTTAAAGCTATGCACTGGCTTGCTGCATGCTTTGGGGTCTTTCTTTGGACGATTATTGATGCCATTAGAAGCGTCAATGAAGACTTTCTTTTAAGAAGCAAAGAGCAAATTTCTTATCTTGATTTTTTTGATCTGCTCCCTATGTTTTTACTATTGGCCGCTGTTGGTATATTTTTTGTGGTCAAATTTATAGCTAGCGATAAAAAGATCCTAGTTCTAGCCGATAGCTTTAACGTTCTTTTGCTAGTTTTCACGCTTGCTTATTGTATTGTTGGTGATATGGGCGATTTTGATATATTGATCCATCCTAAAAGCCCTAGTGAGCTTGCTGCTAGCATTGCTATTTTTGTAAATTTATCTATTTTATTCATCGCTCTTAGTGAAATTTTTAATAGCAACCATCTTTACATTAGACATAGCGGCTTTTTTTTGATAATAGCAAGTGCGATTTTTACGCTGTTAAATTTATATGTTTTTTATAATGAGCTTATAAACAAAGGGCATGACTTTACTCTGCACTCTATCTACCTTGTGCCATTTTTCCTCTTGATGCTTGGAGCTTTTTACTTAAGGGGCGACAACAAGCGTATAAGCGCAGCAGATGTTGGCATAAAAACAACATCTAAGCTCGTACCTATCATCTCAGCTGCACTAATACTTATAAAAGCCAACCTCTCATCTTATGTCGATCTACTTATAATTTTTGTTATTGTAGCTGGAGCGGTCATTAGCTATTTTATGAAGGTGCTTGATCAAAGCGAAGAGATATATAACGCAGAGCAAAATTTACATGATGCTAAAAACAAAGAGAAGCACCTAAAGACAAACGAACTTGAGATGATAAATTTAAGTTTAGAGGGCGTATCTGAAAAAGACTATCTAACCTCTCTTGGCAACAGAGACTCATTGCTAAATGAACTTAAAGGTATGTGTAGCGTTTTGGGCGAGAAGCAAGAGATCGCAGTTTATTATATAAATATAAGTCGCTTTAAAAATATAAATACCTCTTACGGACATGAGGTTGGCGATAAAATTTTAAAAGCGATAGCAAAGCGCATACGTGAAGCGTGCAACAGACAAGAGGTTACCGCAAGGATCGGCGCTGATGAGTTCATCGTGCTTTCAAAAATGGAAGAAAATAGCCACACTAAACGCATGAAACTTGGTATGGAGCTAAGAGATACGATAGAAAAACCTTTGCAAATAGATAAGTATCACTTTGCGATCAAGAGTGTCGTTGGTATCCACGTTGTCACAAGAGATAACATCAGCGATCCTAGAAATATCATCAAAAAAGCTGATATGGCGATGTACTACGCTAAGCAAAATCCAGCCAAAAACCCGATGGTTTATAATAATGAGATAGATAGCGAAATACAACAAAGCTCAAACATAGAGATAGCTCTTAAAAAAGCAAATTTACAAGAGGACTTTGAGGTATATTTTCAGCCGATTTATGACATTAAAAATTTAAAGATCATCTGCGTAGAAGCGCTACTTAGATGGCAGTCAAAAGAGTATGGACAAAAAGAAGCTGGCGAGTTTATGGATATAGCTAGCTTAAATAGCGACATCTTAAACGACATCTGCACGCTTTCTGTCTCAAAAACAGTAGAACAAGCCGTAAGATGGCAAAACAAAAAGCTAAAAGTGCCAAAAATAAGCATAAACGTAGCGCAAATTCAAAGCACATCTGAAAAATTTGTAAATGAATTTATGCTAACTTTAAACTCGCACCACCTAAATCCAAAGCAGTTTGAGCTTGAATTTAGCGAAGATATATGGAAAAACGACCAAGAGACGCTTGATAAAATTTTCTCACTTTTGGAGAAAAATAGCATAGATGTTTGTATAGATGACTTTGGATCTGGATATACGTCGTTTGTCTATATCAGAAAGTATAAGATCGATCGCATAAAGATAGCAAATGACTTTGTTGCTCAGTCAGTGATCAACAAAAAAGATATGCAAGTAGTCGCTGCTATCATAAATATAGCAAAATCAATGAAGCTAAAAGTGACAGCAAAAGGCGTGGAAAGCCACGAGATAAAAGAGCTTTTAAAAGAGCTTAATTGTAATGAAATGCAAGGATATTTCTTATCTCGTCCGATGAGTGCGGAGGAGTTTGAGAATTCTTTAAGGCAGAATTCTCACATGGTGGCTGATATTTAA
- a CDS encoding putative bifunctional diguanylate cyclase/phosphodiesterase has translation MLDRITNYHNGSFLFIFALIIAYFFAIYLGDQFYLTAISVGTDVVIALFLFFFLKSSRDLNSYWTYIFLAIASWALADILLLLYDRLLLYDRSLLMQGNISRTDLMQILYLIPFFMFLVSAIAFFARILKRVIWQQVVVDALALMLITVSFFWFVIFDRSLAVVLNKEFVINLSYIIMDIFIFCFVFVVAFSLNFVSKKPIFSYKRVSLLLYLSALLIICICDAYYSSKAFLAYGGTNVHYKFFFKVAFFIIFVACLHLKENEANIKIRSYRKDYTRALIYKFVTLLFISLLFLGAANTDKIYSVWIVFLLMVLLAYAALIYSISSTVAMRDLARSERHIIAKLDEEIQDSLRELEEKNERLRQLSEFDSLTGLLNRQSFLSKLSEMIKTKALGEKIDIYSIDINHFKAINDSYGHYVGDEVLLKLSKNIKAILPEGAIISRFGGDDFMIVLKQKNEGHYREFLYYLLNIIAEQISVGDYKIALGAKVGVSSTQTSEILADDLIMQAGAALDAAKRDVNTKYVFYDDIKEIIQEKNYIEILLNSMNFDEEFSLNFQPQYLLNGKKIIGAEALIRWNSPVKGFVSPAKFIPVAEQSSIINTIGIWVAKEAIRQMSYWNKKYGISLKVGINISPKQVDNVNFASDIFGYVEEFGMDPKCVDIELTEASLVNAEEIMQTVLKKFSDKGMSISIDDFGTGFSSMNYIKKYPLDRLKIAKELVDNIAINEIDRDVVKSVITLAKNIELKTIAEGVEDETQLEILRELGCDEIQGYFWGKPMNAKDFEELIRSTLDHI, from the coding sequence GTGCTTGATAGGATAACAAATTATCACAACGGCTCATTTTTATTTATATTTGCCCTGATTATTGCTTATTTTTTTGCTATTTATCTGGGAGATCAGTTTTATCTGACAGCTATATCAGTAGGCACTGATGTAGTGATCGCCTTGTTTTTGTTCTTTTTCTTAAAAAGTAGTAGAGATTTAAACTCATACTGGACTTATATATTTTTAGCTATCGCGAGCTGGGCGCTGGCTGATATCCTTTTATTGCTTTATGATAGATTATTGCTTTATGATAGATCGCTTCTTATGCAAGGAAACATCTCCCGCACGGATCTTATGCAAATTTTATATTTGATCCCATTTTTTATGTTTCTTGTATCTGCTATTGCTTTTTTTGCAAGAATTTTAAAAAGAGTGATATGGCAGCAAGTTGTGGTAGATGCGCTTGCTTTGATGCTTATTACGGTTAGTTTTTTTTGGTTTGTAATTTTTGATAGAAGTCTAGCAGTAGTGCTTAATAAAGAATTCGTGATTAACCTTTCATACATCATAATGGATATTTTTATCTTTTGCTTTGTCTTTGTTGTCGCATTTTCACTAAATTTTGTATCAAAAAAACCAATTTTTAGCTATAAAAGAGTTAGCCTACTTTTATATCTATCAGCCTTGCTTATCATTTGCATTTGCGACGCATACTACTCATCAAAGGCCTTTTTGGCATACGGTGGCACAAATGTTCATTACAAGTTTTTCTTTAAAGTTGCGTTTTTTATTATATTTGTAGCTTGCTTGCACCTAAAAGAAAACGAGGCAAATATCAAGATAAGAAGCTACAGAAAAGACTATACAAGAGCGCTTATATATAAATTTGTCACCTTGCTTTTCATCTCTTTACTTTTTTTGGGAGCTGCTAATACCGATAAAATTTACTCTGTATGGATAGTTTTTCTACTTATGGTTTTGCTAGCCTATGCAGCGCTAATTTACAGTATCTCAAGCACAGTTGCTATGAGGGATCTAGCTAGATCTGAAAGGCATATCATCGCTAAACTAGATGAAGAGATCCAAGATAGTTTAAGAGAGCTTGAAGAGAAAAACGAGCGCTTAAGGCAGCTTAGCGAATTTGACTCACTCACTGGACTTTTAAATAGACAGTCATTTTTAAGCAAATTATCAGAGATGATAAAGACTAAAGCGCTTGGTGAAAAGATAGATATTTACAGCATCGATATCAACCACTTTAAGGCTATAAATGACTCATACGGCCACTACGTAGGCGATGAGGTGCTTTTAAAACTTTCTAAAAATATCAAAGCTATCTTGCCAGAGGGTGCTATCATCTCAAGGTTTGGCGGTGATGACTTTATGATAGTTTTAAAGCAAAAAAATGAGGGGCATTATAGAGAATTTTTATACTATCTGCTAAACATCATAGCCGAGCAAATCTCAGTTGGCGACTATAAGATAGCTCTTGGAGCAAAGGTTGGCGTTAGCTCAACGCAAACAAGCGAAATTTTAGCTGATGATCTCATCATGCAAGCTGGAGCCGCACTTGATGCAGCCAAAAGAGATGTCAATACAAAATATGTCTTTTATGATGATATAAAAGAGATCATTCAGGAGAAAAACTACATAGAAATTTTGCTAAATTCTATGAATTTTGATGAGGAATTTAGCCTAAATTTCCAGCCGCAGTATCTACTAAACGGCAAAAAGATAATAGGCGCTGAAGCTCTTATAAGGTGGAACTCTCCAGTAAAAGGCTTTGTAAGTCCGGCTAAATTTATCCCAGTAGCAGAGCAAAGCTCTATCATAAATACAATAGGAATATGGGTGGCAAAAGAGGCCATAAGGCAGATGAGCTACTGGAACAAAAAGTATGGCATCAGCCTAAAAGTTGGCATCAACATCTCGCCAAAACAGGTTGATAATGTAAATTTTGCATCGGACATCTTTGGCTATGTTGAAGAATTTGGCATGGATCCAAAGTGCGTTGATATCGAGCTTACAGAGGCAAGCCTCGTCAATGCCGAAGAGATCATGCAAACAGTCTTAAAGAAATTTTCAGATAAAGGCATGAGCATCTCGATCGATGACTTTGGCACTGGCTTTTCATCGATGAACTACATCAAAAAGTATCCGCTAGATAGGTTAAAGATCGCAAAAGAGCTAGTCGATAACATCGCTATAAACGAGATCGATAGAGACGTTGTAAAAAGCGTTATAACTCTAGCTAAAAATATCGAGCTAAAGACGATCGCTGAGGGTGTTGAGGATGAAACTCAGCTTGAAATTTTAAGAGAGCTAGGCTGCGATGAGATACAAGGTTATTTCTGGGGCAAGCCGATGAACGCTAAAGACTTTGAAGAGCTTATAAGAAGCACACTTGATCACATCTAA
- the ciaB gene encoding invasion protein CiaB, producing MNDFKRLNELTKEQKSKLNAIYKNLDNELINEAVKICGLAGTPSQKLALARRIVDLKVDPLQNELKKLNLGEDEQKRVLNLIYGYVRNLYENLHSKLIKKARDEQILDPFSQAFVEAMHELGLSLNAWQISWQEKIIDTTNKEFEAKFKDLGEANEFITKNGLFQCDSNGVRADRTYGAVCKEGEKFSFLPYALAFKDEVRELKKVFIKNLEILRNLAQNDEQKSYVKYLEKLQIAFCEEDNAKVINAWQEAEIAWMDVKGALQPGHPLEYYEDAYTHAVALEWDIRLVDSEGIDELKFKEKVTKTYKSVCEEIKFDNAATNKAVSENIARTQLYISVPMIYYAAELNGLFSAQVVPNDESVSAKCGKKIFAFVNHVYEGAKAKPFMKLGAEIFSKEFLDFGREILFLKPKIWKKVYEISTIGHEFGHILFIGLDTEMSMNKSGVFKFIEEYKATTGGLVNFFLHEEAEYKMAVFHELIARAVGLIAWRKVDEVRAYYCEGLIHLSLLFRAGVLKFDGKLSVDMSEQAYAKFKEICLQNYFDLAQTYAKKADASMFLEKFCQKDEPSYLPKDEECKKFVEHFYARYEAIGNDVDDSGEWQRWQKLAQEAESGRA from the coding sequence ATGAATGATTTTAAAAGACTAAATGAACTTACAAAAGAGCAAAAATCCAAGCTAAACGCTATTTATAAAAATTTAGACAACGAGCTTATAAATGAGGCTGTGAAAATTTGCGGCCTTGCTGGCACGCCGAGCCAAAAGCTAGCCCTTGCTAGAAGGATAGTTGATCTTAAAGTTGATCCACTTCAAAATGAGCTAAAAAAGCTAAATTTAGGCGAGGACGAGCAAAAACGCGTGCTAAATTTGATCTACGGCTACGTTAGAAATTTATATGAAAATTTACACTCCAAGCTTATAAAAAAGGCACGTGATGAGCAAATTTTAGACCCGTTTTCTCAAGCCTTTGTTGAGGCTATGCATGAGCTTGGGCTTAGTCTAAATGCGTGGCAAATTTCATGGCAAGAAAAGATAATAGATACCACAAATAAAGAGTTTGAAGCTAAATTTAAAGATTTAGGCGAGGCAAATGAGTTTATCACTAAAAACGGCTTATTTCAGTGTGATAGTAATGGCGTAAGGGCTGATAGAACGTATGGCGCAGTTTGCAAAGAGGGCGAGAAATTTAGCTTTTTACCTTACGCGCTTGCCTTTAAAGATGAGGTTAGAGAGCTTAAAAAAGTATTTATAAAAAATCTTGAAATTTTAAGAAATTTAGCTCAAAATGACGAGCAAAAATCTTATGTAAAATACCTTGAAAAGCTACAAATTGCCTTTTGCGAAGAGGACAATGCAAAAGTTATAAACGCTTGGCAAGAGGCTGAGATAGCGTGGATGGATGTAAAAGGCGCGCTTCAGCCAGGCCATCCTCTGGAGTACTACGAGGATGCCTACACGCACGCAGTCGCACTTGAGTGGGACATCAGGCTGGTTGATAGCGAGGGCATTGACGAGCTTAAATTTAAAGAAAAGGTGACAAAAACTTACAAAAGCGTTTGCGAAGAGATCAAATTTGATAACGCCGCGACAAACAAGGCAGTTAGCGAAAATATCGCTAGAACGCAGCTTTATATAAGCGTGCCGATGATCTATTACGCAGCGGAGCTAAACGGGCTTTTTAGCGCTCAAGTCGTGCCAAATGACGAGAGTGTGAGCGCAAAATGTGGCAAGAAAATTTTTGCCTTTGTAAATCACGTCTATGAGGGCGCAAAAGCAAAGCCTTTTATGAAGCTTGGAGCTGAAATTTTTAGCAAGGAATTTTTGGATTTTGGTAGGGAAATTTTATTTTTAAAGCCAAAAATTTGGAAAAAAGTATATGAAATTTCAACGATCGGCCATGAGTTTGGGCACATCCTCTTTATCGGACTTGATACGGAGATGAGCATGAATAAAAGTGGCGTCTTTAAATTTATAGAAGAGTACAAGGCGACGACTGGTGGGCTAGTAAATTTCTTTTTGCACGAAGAGGCGGAGTATAAAATGGCCGTCTTTCATGAGCTAATAGCCCGTGCGGTTGGGCTTATAGCGTGGCGAAAGGTCGATGAAGTTAGGGCTTATTACTGCGAGGGGCTCATACATCTTAGCCTGCTTTTTAGGGCTGGAGTGCTTAAATTTGATGGCAAACTAAGTGTTGATATGAGCGAGCAAGCCTACGCTAAATTTAAAGAAATTTGCTTACAAAACTACTTCGATCTAGCGCAAACATACGCCAAAAAAGCTGATGCGAGCATGTTTTTGGAGAAATTTTGCCAAAAAGATGAGCCAAGCTATCTGCCAAAAGATGAAGAGTGCAAGAAATTTGTTGAGCATTTCTACGCTAGGTACGAGGCTATCGGCAACGACGTCGATGATAGCGGCGAGTGGCAAAGGTGGCAAAAGCTAGCCCAGGAAGCGGAGAGTGGCCGTGCTTGA
- a CDS encoding acyl-CoA thioesterase, translating into MDILKDFGEPRIKQVMLPKDTNSAGNIFGGWIMSQIDLAGAQAAREISPERVVTISMKEIIFKQPVFVGDVLSCYAKIIAVGKTSITTQIEVTALRLNDGGFRETIHVTSATATYVSVTKDGHKKPIDEKIKELHGF; encoded by the coding sequence ATGGACATTTTAAAGGACTTTGGCGAGCCACGCATCAAACAAGTGATGCTACCAAAAGATACAAACTCAGCTGGCAATATCTTTGGCGGCTGGATAATGAGCCAGATCGACCTTGCAGGTGCTCAGGCTGCTAGAGAAATTTCGCCTGAGCGAGTTGTGACGATCTCTATGAAAGAGATCATATTTAAACAACCAGTCTTTGTTGGCGACGTGCTAAGCTGCTACGCAAAGATCATCGCAGTTGGCAAAACATCGATAACAACGCAGATAGAAGTGACTGCACTTAGGTTAAATGACGGCGGTTTTAGAGAGACTATACACGTCACAAGTGCGACTGCGACCTATGTTAGTGTGACAAAAGACGGACACAAAAAACCAATAGATGAGAAGATAAAAGAGCTGCACGGCTTTTAA